A portion of the Canis lupus baileyi chromosome 38, mCanLup2.hap1, whole genome shotgun sequence genome contains these proteins:
- the OR10K2 gene encoding olfactory receptor 10K2, which translates to MEQGNETLVREFIFLGFSSLAGLQRLLFVAFLPLYLFTLGTNAIIISTIVLDRALHTPMYFFLAVLSCSETCYTFVIVPKMLVDLLAQKKTISFVGCAIQMFTFLFLGCSHSFLLAAMGYDRYVAICNPLRYTELMGHRVCVGLVATACACGLTIAQIITSLVFYLPFRSSNQLHHYFCDIPPVLKVASQHTHLSQIVIIMLCALVLVIPLLLILVSYIHIISAIIQFPSTLGRYKAFSTCASHLIVVTIHYGCASFIYLRLKSTYSSSQDALISVSYTMLTPLFNPLIYSLRNKEFRSALHRAVRKIIFLPQC; encoded by the coding sequence ATGGAGCAGGGCAATGAGACCCTGGTGAGGGAGTTTATCTTCCTTGGCTTCTCTTCTCTGGCCGGGCTGCAGCGGCTGCTCTTCGTCGCCTTCCTGCCCCTCTACCTGTTCACTCTGGGCACCAATGCCATCATCATTTCCACCATCGTGCTGGACAGAGCCCtgcacacccccatgtacttcttcctggcCGTCCTCTCCTGCTCCGAGACCTGCTACACCTTTGTCATCGTCCCCAAGATGCTGGTGGACCTGCTGGCCCAGAAGAAGACCATCTCCTTCGTGGGCTGTGCCATCCAGATGTTCACCTTCCTCTTCCTCGGCTGCTCTCACTCCTTCCTGCTGGCAGCCATGGGGTATGACCGCTACGTGGCCATCTGTAACCCTCTGCGCTACACAGAGCTCATGGGACACCGGGTGTGTGTGGGACTCGTGGCCACTGCCTGTGCCTGTGGCTTGACTATTGCACAGATTATCACCTCCCTGGTGTTTTACCTGCCGTTCCGCTCCTCCAACCAGCTCCATCACTACTTCTGCGACATCCCTCCTGTCCTCAAAGTGGCATCTCAACATACCCACTTGAGTCAGATTGTCATTATCATGCTCTGTGCATTGGTCCTGGTTATCCCTCTGCTACTGATTTTGGTATCCTATATTCACATCATCTCTGCCATCATCCAATTTCCTTCCACATTAGGCAGATACAAAGCTTTCTCCACCTGTGCGTCCCACCTCATTGTTGTCACCATTCATTATGGTTGCGCCTCCTTTATCTACTTAAGGCTCAAGTCCACCTACTCCTCAAGCCAGGATGCTCTCATATCAGTCTCCTACACCATGCTCACTCCACTGTTCAACCCACTGATTTATAGCCTCAGAAATAAAGAGTTCAGGTCAGCGCTTCACAGAGCTGTGCGAAAAATCATTTTCCTGCCACAATGTTAA